One window of the Rosa rugosa chromosome 3, drRosRugo1.1, whole genome shotgun sequence genome contains the following:
- the LOC133740758 gene encoding homeobox protein knotted-1-like 3 isoform X2, with the protein MAYHNHLSGDLPLHHFTDQAQQQQQQNQSFMTDQPDPNSKSTEPHHQPFQTAPNWLNSALLRTQYAATTSGADASNAGGGSTNFLNLHTASDSTAASQASNQWLSRPILQRNHSDVIDDVAAGAGDSMMAGAMSHDSADMKNDAALNNKSEGGVESGGGGGGDGVINWQNARHKAEILAHPLYEPLLSAHVACLRIATPVDQLPRIDAQLAQSQNVVAKYSGLSHGMVADDKELDQFMRHYVLLLCSFKEQLQQHVRVHAMEAVMACWEIEQSLQSLTGVSPGEGTGATMSDDDDEQVDSDANLFDGSMDGHDSMGFGPLIPTESERSLMERVRQELKHELKQGYKEKIVDIREEILRKRRAGKLPGDTTSVLKAWWQSHSKWPYPTEEDKARLVQETGLQLKQINNWFINQRKRNWHSNPSTSTVLKSKRKR; encoded by the exons ATGGCTTACCACAACCACCTCTCTGGAGACTTACCTCTCCACCACTTCACAGACCAAGCccaacagcagcagcaacagaACCAGTCCTTCATGACCGACCAACCTGACCCAAATTCCAAGTCCACGGAGCCCCACCACCAACCGTTTCAGACCGCTCCGAATTGGCTGAACAGCGCCCTCCTCCGCACCCAGTACGCCGCCACCACCTCCGGCGCAGACGCCAGCAACGCCGGAGGAGGAAGCACTAATTTCCTCAACCTCCACACGGCCTCCGACTCCACCGCCGCCTCTCAGGCCTCCAACCAATGGCTCTCCCGCCCGATCCTCCAGCGCAACCACAGCGACGTCATCGACGACGTCGCTGCCGGCGCCGGCGACTCCATGATGGCCGGAGCCATGTCGCACGACTCCGCCGACATGAAAAACGACGCCGCCCTGAATAACAAGAGCGAGGGCGGCGTCGAgagcggcggaggaggaggaggcgacgGGGTCATCAACTGGCAGAATGCGAGGCACAAGGCGGAGATTCTAGCTCACCCGCTTTACGAGCCGCTTCTCTCGGCACACGTGGCGTGCCTGAGGATCGCCACGCCGGTGGACCAGCTTCCGAGGATCGACGCTCAGCTGGCTCAGTCGCAGAATGTGGTGGCTAAGTACTCCGGTTTGAGTCACGGCATGGTCGCCGATGATAAGGAGCTTGATCAGTTCATG AGGCACTATGTTTTGTTGCTATGTTCTTTTAAAGAACAACTGCAACAACACGTCCGTGTCCATGCAATGGAAGCAGTGATGGCTTGCTGGGAGATTGAGCAATCACTACAGAGCCTGACAG GAGTTTCCCCCGGGGAGGGTACGGGAGCTACAATGtccgatgatgatgatgagcaaGTAGACAGTGACGCAAACTTGTTTGATGGAAGTATGGACGGCCATGACAGTATGGGATTTGGCCCTCTCATCCCGACAGAGAGCGAAAGGTCCTTGATGGAGCGCGTAAGGCAGGAGTTGAAGCATGAACTGAAACAG GGTTACAAGGAGAAAATTGTAGACATAAGGGAGGAGATATTGCGCAAGAGAAGAGCTGGAAAGCTTCCTGGTGACACCACCTCTGTCCTGAAAGCTTGGTGGCAATCACATTCCAAGTGGCCATATCCAACT GAGGAAGACAAGGCTAGGTTGGTGCAAGAAACTGGTTTGCAATTGAAGCAGATAAACAATTGGTTCATCAATCAAAGGAAGAGGAACTGGCACAGCAATCCTTCAACCTCCACGGTTTTGAAGAGCAAGCGCAAAAG GTGA
- the LOC133740758 gene encoding homeobox protein knotted-1-like 3 isoform X1, giving the protein MAYHNHLSGDLPLHHFTDQAQQQQQQNQSFMTDQPDPNSKSTEPHHQPFQTAPNWLNSALLRTQYAATTSGADASNAGGGSTNFLNLHTASDSTAASQASNQWLSRPILQRNHSDVIDDVAAGAGDSMMAGAMSHDSADMKNDAALNNKSEGGVESGGGGGGDGVINWQNARHKAEILAHPLYEPLLSAHVACLRIATPVDQLPRIDAQLAQSQNVVAKYSGLSHGMVADDKELDQFMRHYVLLLCSFKEQLQQHVRVHAMEAVMACWEIEQSLQSLTGVSPGEGTGATMSDDDDEQVDSDANLFDGSMDGHDSMGFGPLIPTESERSLMERVRQELKHELKQGYKEKIVDIREEILRKRRAGKLPGDTTSVLKAWWQSHSKWPYPTEEDKARLVQETGLQLKQINNWFINQRKRNWHSNPSTSTVLKSKRKSNAGENSGDQFI; this is encoded by the exons ATGGCTTACCACAACCACCTCTCTGGAGACTTACCTCTCCACCACTTCACAGACCAAGCccaacagcagcagcaacagaACCAGTCCTTCATGACCGACCAACCTGACCCAAATTCCAAGTCCACGGAGCCCCACCACCAACCGTTTCAGACCGCTCCGAATTGGCTGAACAGCGCCCTCCTCCGCACCCAGTACGCCGCCACCACCTCCGGCGCAGACGCCAGCAACGCCGGAGGAGGAAGCACTAATTTCCTCAACCTCCACACGGCCTCCGACTCCACCGCCGCCTCTCAGGCCTCCAACCAATGGCTCTCCCGCCCGATCCTCCAGCGCAACCACAGCGACGTCATCGACGACGTCGCTGCCGGCGCCGGCGACTCCATGATGGCCGGAGCCATGTCGCACGACTCCGCCGACATGAAAAACGACGCCGCCCTGAATAACAAGAGCGAGGGCGGCGTCGAgagcggcggaggaggaggaggcgacgGGGTCATCAACTGGCAGAATGCGAGGCACAAGGCGGAGATTCTAGCTCACCCGCTTTACGAGCCGCTTCTCTCGGCACACGTGGCGTGCCTGAGGATCGCCACGCCGGTGGACCAGCTTCCGAGGATCGACGCTCAGCTGGCTCAGTCGCAGAATGTGGTGGCTAAGTACTCCGGTTTGAGTCACGGCATGGTCGCCGATGATAAGGAGCTTGATCAGTTCATG AGGCACTATGTTTTGTTGCTATGTTCTTTTAAAGAACAACTGCAACAACACGTCCGTGTCCATGCAATGGAAGCAGTGATGGCTTGCTGGGAGATTGAGCAATCACTACAGAGCCTGACAG GAGTTTCCCCCGGGGAGGGTACGGGAGCTACAATGtccgatgatgatgatgagcaaGTAGACAGTGACGCAAACTTGTTTGATGGAAGTATGGACGGCCATGACAGTATGGGATTTGGCCCTCTCATCCCGACAGAGAGCGAAAGGTCCTTGATGGAGCGCGTAAGGCAGGAGTTGAAGCATGAACTGAAACAG GGTTACAAGGAGAAAATTGTAGACATAAGGGAGGAGATATTGCGCAAGAGAAGAGCTGGAAAGCTTCCTGGTGACACCACCTCTGTCCTGAAAGCTTGGTGGCAATCACATTCCAAGTGGCCATATCCAACT GAGGAAGACAAGGCTAGGTTGGTGCAAGAAACTGGTTTGCAATTGAAGCAGATAAACAATTGGTTCATCAATCAAAGGAAGAGGAACTGGCACAGCAATCCTTCAACCTCCACGGTTTTGAAGAGCAAGCGCAAAAG TAATGCAGGTGAAAACAGTGGTGATCAATTCATATAA